Genomic window (Helianthus annuus cultivar XRQ/B chromosome 3, HanXRQr2.0-SUNRISE, whole genome shotgun sequence):
gatccaaaaggtttgacaTTATGCTattttcatccgactcgttaaccccatccatttttTACGTTAAGTCAGGTGCATTTTCGTCATTTTAGCTATTTGTTTTGTTAATTTATATCAAAATCGCAAGATTACATGACATAAATACCCCTGACTTGTCGTTAAAAAATGGATGGAAttaacgagtcggatgaaaatggcaagatttcaaaccatTTGGATCCAGATGTGAAAAGACAAACCTTTGGAAGAAAGTTgtaaaagtggccaaacctcagggacgaaaatggcattttactctattaaTTCAAATGAAGTTTAAACTTACCATCAAACGCCTGGACTCCAAAGGGCCAAGGCAAGACACGTTGTTGCATATATGAAATACATAACTCAAAATCTCCGGGACCGTATGCCAGGTAGGACGCCGTGTAGGTCCCATCATTGTTATCGTTAAAAAGGCAAGGAAAGAAATGTGAACCATTCGTTGAAGCCATCTCCAGCTTCAACAGATGTTTTACATGCAACACTGGATTATAAAAAGAATCCATCAGTTGCACCACCACATAATTTAGAATCCCGGCTGACACCTTTTTATCGTACTGTACAACTCTTGATACAGACATATTCACATCGGCTGCGCCAAATTAAAAACATGTATtacattataatttttttaaatttaaacaaTTAATAATCACATGCATATGTATATGCTGAGATATATTAGAATACCTGGATGTACTGTCTTTTTAAATGGATGGCCACCATTTAGTGGAATATTACCACAAAATACACGAATTTCATATGCACCGGATTTTACAGGCATATAAGTGACATCAAAGTCACTGCTCTCTGTTTTCGAGTTCTCAACAGACTAAATGTAATAAACAAAAGAATTCTGATTAATTTAATGTCCAAAACATAAAGCGAAAGTAGACTTAACATATTCATGtgaaaacgggtcaaaccaggtTGTGCATGATCAATCAGCTATGACAATGGGTCGAGAACTGTTGAAAACTAACTGaaaatgaaacgggtcaaaagaatgcTTACAAAGTCCAAAATCATTtttcttttgaatttttttcCAACTATTATACTATAATAGTTTTTGTAATCATATAATTGATACATTAGTTATTAAAGAAATACAGAAAAAATGAACAAACGTCGGGTGGTTTGGTCGGACCCGCTTGAGTTGCACATAACAATCACTCATTTCCACAGAAACTATATAATTCAGTTACCCAACCCGCCTGTTGTGCAACCTCTATTACGAACATAGTTGTCAATAGGGgtcgctatagcgaatagcgtagcgTATAGGTCGAAGGTCGCTACCGGGTATGTAGCCTATATAAATAACGGGATTTcagtttttttaatataaatagcgattaaatatagctataaaatagctggattttaggtttttttacatatacatgtaaaatagcgtatatacaagggtatttttatataatatacatatacaaaaattttaacatttttttctagggtatcgctatttataaaatagcgccTGTTATTTATCGCTATTCATTATATAGTATACAcgtaccttatcgctatttgtcgctattcgccattaacaactatgattACGAAGCAACATAAGAAGTACTTATTACATTGTCATGTGAGAAATTAGATGGAACATAAGTCATTCCCGTTGGACCAAATGCACCATAACTGAGCATTCCAGTTGGCTGAGTACCTGTTCAATCAGTATAGTTTAAATTTCATAAAGAATATAAGACTTTAAAGAAAATATGACACACTTTTTATACCATGACGATCACCCCTTGGACGTATTTGCGGATTTACACGAAGAGAGAGTGAAGGCAGTGTAATTTGTACTTGAAGCCTTTCTAACTCAATTAATGAAGGATACTGGTAAGCATCTTTTAACGATACCGTAAATCTTGAATCTTTCCCTGCAATAGAATCATGTATACCAGGTCCATACACCCGACTATGTGGATCATCACAGTACCCTATTCAATATTGAGCAACGGCAAAAATCAAACCATCAAACTTTTATCGAAAAATTAAGCAACATAATGACAAATTTATAAAAAagtaaattactattttggcCCACGAGGTTTAGTCAGTTTAACCCTTTTAGTCCAAAAAGGAATCTTTTGAGGTTGCATTTTGTAATggttttggcccctaacactaactcAGTTACTGTCTTTTGTTAAgtgtaagggtattttagtactTTTACACCTCAGGGATTGTTTAGGTAAattataaagtttttttttaatatttaagggGCTATTTGTGTAATTACTCAAATTAACTAAAGCCAAACCACAATCTCATTCTTTATTCCCTGTTAAatgagttttatttatttatatatattatcaaaaatgtttttattttttaaacttttttattgttattttgtttttattatttcgttattttttacgattattatttaataaaacttattttgaatatataaATGAACATGTCTTTTTtaaaagcttttttttttttttttgtaaatgtcTATTTATGATTGTTCGTTTTTCAAACTTATTTTAAAACCGTTCATCTTTTTTTAATATATCGTTTGTTTAAAACCGTTCGTTTGTTTAAAATTCGTTAATTTATAAACCTTTTGTTTATTAAAGgcaatcattttttttttaaatcgatcATTTTTAGCTTCTTTCTTAAACCTTTCGTTTTTATAAACGTCTTTCTTAAAACCGGACCGTTAACACCCTTAATAATTCTAATGGCTATTCGAAGGCGGGTACATATACGACGACCAGTATGAATGTGAGTTCCATGACCCATTCGAAGACAAGCACATTTCAGATAGGTATTCCCATTCGAAGTAATCAAcaagttatttatttttttttatcaccGATTATTTTATGTAACTTTAGAAAAATGAacattttgaaaaaaagttttaaaaaatgtttttaaagaGAACGGTTTAAAACgaatgattttaaaaaaaaaccaatgGTTAGAAAAACGAATGGTTTAACAAAACaaacgatttaaaaaaaaaaaaacgaatggTTCAACAAAACGACCGATTTTAAAAAAACGAATGGTTTTAAGACAAACCCTTTTAGAAAAGATGAATGGTTTTAAGAAAAGTTTAAAAAACAAACGATATGCTTATAAAAAAACAAACGGTATAAGAAGATacgtatttatttgtatatttataatgtcctttattaaataataatagtaaaGATAACGAAATAATATAAATACTCGAGTCATTACCAAAGTACCCGCTtgaatttaaaaaagaaaaaagtttGTAATTTACAACACCAATCCCTGAGGTTTAAAAGGACCATAATAATCTTACACTTATCAGAAAAAAAGTAACAAGGTTAGTTTTAGGGGGCAAAACCGTTACAAAATGCAACCTCATGGATCTCATGTGTAAAAAGATTCTATTTTGGACGAAAAGGGTTAAACTAACTAAACGTCAAGGGCCAAAATAGTAATCTACtttttataaaagttaaaaaCTTACCTGTGTAGATACTAAAATCATATGGCATATCCATAATCATCTCCTTAAACGCTGAGATGATGAGAATGAAGTTCCCCGGTTTAACTACCATGAAAGAAAAGGATTGAATGCCCGGCGATACTTCCTTGTATTGCAAGTCAGTGAGGGGTAAAGACAACCTTTCCTGCATAACTTCAAAATCAAATTCATGCAGCCCCGGAACAAGGTTCCCGAATTTATCTCTCTGGCTCACAAAAGTTTCCATCCTTGAAAACAGTTGAAAAGAGTTTGTTTCAGTGCTCCAATGCGCCAAACAGTTGGCAACATCAAGTGCCTCTGTCCATCAAATATTTGTAATCAATAACGAGAAAATACAATCAACTGATCATATATATAACATATGTTATGTAACCTACCAGGGTGGACAGTTAAAGGTAATGGAGAACCAATTAGAGAATCGTTTTTGTGTTTTATGTGAAATGAGAGATGTCCAGCTGTGACTACAACAAATTCGATGCACACATAACCAAATTCATTCCATCCTTTGTTGCTTATATCCAGCAAATTTATGTTCGATCCATTTAAAGTTGTTGCATGGACGTCAAAATTGTGAATATTCTGTCTCTCGCTTGCACTTGTAACATTATTCCCAAATGCATCTTTCGGTAGTAGTAAAACTGTAGCTTTTGACCCAGCTACAAAATCATTGACTTCACCCATCCATGAGACAACGCCACCAGGCTCATAAATTGGACCTTCAATTTGGGAAAAAAAAACAACGATATTATTGAGCATTATTAGTCAATCAAATTCAAACGTAAAATATGAGCAAAATAAGGAGGCTTCAGTTGTGACGAAAACCTGGGTTGACACGGTAACTTATACTATAACAGTGTACATTGAAACGATCATCGCTAATAAACACATTGAACACCCCTACCATAATTGGCATAAAGAAAATCCTCCAGTTATTCCTGTCAAACCAAAGCCCAGTAACAAGACTACTGTTCCCCATCACTTCATTCACTGAAAAACTTGGATTGAAAGCTTGTTTGTCTTTTTCGGACTTGAAACCTACCTCTACAGAAACCACAATACTTGCAGTTTCACCTGCCCTATATTCCGTTTTCCAGTTATCCAAATGAAAAGAAATTACAGGTTGTTGCCATTGAATACCATCTGCAACAAAATTTCCAGTAAATAAGacaattatgtgttaatactGATGAAATTGAACATATTTATTTTATccatttgttattattttttgGTCCTCTTTCTGAACTCACAAAGAAGAAATGATATCAAAGGTATAATAATAATATCAACAACAATTTCTGATCTGTTTTCATTTCGCTTCTCTAGATCATTTTTTCATCTTATTTCATATCCTTAATTCtgtatgtgtttgtgtgtgtgtgcaaTGAAATAGCACAAATTCAGACCGAAAATTGACTCAAACTTCAAACAGATCTATACAATTGTAAATTTTCTGAACTCACAAAGAATATATGATATCAAAGGTATAACGACATCAACAACATTTTCTGATCTGTTTTCCTTTCGCTTCTCTAAATCATTGTTTCATCTTATTTTATATCTATAACTTTGTGTGTGTTTGTATGCGCACACTGAAATAGCACAAATTAAAACCTAGAACTGACTTAAACTTCGAAGAGATCTGTACAGTTGTAAATTTGCTGAGCTCACAAAgtagatcatcatcatcatcatcatactcagtaaatcccaccaatagcaaagttaaggtagggtctgaggagggtaagatgtagacagtcttacctctacccgtaggaatagagaggctgcttccagtgagacccccggctcgataaaCTCACAAAAGTAGATATGAAATCAAAAGTTGTATGACATCATCAACACATTCCGATCTGTTTTTCCTTTCGCTTCTCTGAATCAGTGTTTCATCTTATTTCATATCTATAATTTTGTATGCATTCACTGAAATATCACAGAGTAAAACCTAGAATTGACAAAAACTTCATATGGATCTGTACAGCTGTAAATTAGCTGAACTCACAAAGAAGATATGATATCAATAATGACATCAGCAACAATTTCTGATCTATTTTCCTTTCGCTTCTCTGAATCAGTGTTTCATCTTACTTCAGTGTTTCATCTTATTATATATCTATGATTCTGTATGTGTTTGTGTGTGCGCACTTAAATAGCACAAATTCAAACCTAGATTTCACTCAAACTTCAAATAAATCTCTGCAGTTGAaaatttgattattattattatcgatTTTAAGCACAAAACAGTGATTTTAAACTGCAAAATTAAAACCTAGAAATGACTGAAACTTCAATTAGATCTGCGCGGTTGtaaatttgattattattatCGATTTAAAATACGAACGAATGATGATTGTTGTGAAATTTGAAATTGAAGCATGTGTACCTGATGTTGAAAGATTAGAAAGCATGAAGAAGACGAGGAGAGTGAAAGCGTTGCAGAAGAGCACGTGAGCAGACATTGTTGATGAAGCTTTGGACAGGTTtgagaggaagaagatgaagaagaagaagaagaagttgcATAGTGAAAGAGCAGTTACAAGCTGAAATGGAGGGAAATCAGTTGTGGCCGAACGTGTAGGGTTTGGggtttatttgattttttttttttttcgctgAATCAAAATCAACCTTTTTATAACCgtaacttctgaatggttaagtgttgaatagtaagatgtctgaaccattaagaaacAGTATACTGCTTAACCGTTTAGGGACAAATGTTTGACTAATTCAGATTAGATGTCTTAACCATTTAGAAGTAAATGTGTGAACCATTTAGACATCTGCTCGCCCCCATAACCGGTGCATATTGATTCATTTTTAAACCAAATCGTTTCAAGCAGAGAGCTCATTTTAATCGAAACAAGTATAAAATTacaaaagaaatattgtttttttggCGATCAATTTAAGtttgaaatttaaagttaaattaatatttttgatAATTTAAGCGAAATTTTGAATAAGAGGTTAACTTCTACAAATATTTtttaatatgataaatagaaaATCAAACACCAGATATATTTAACATGAATTTTGGTTGGATGTCACCACTTTTTTAATATCATAAAAATGTATAATTGAACTCATAAGAAATGTTCTCATATATATTCTAACCTAAACAAAATTTTCTTTATAAACTGTCTATTTAATCAAATATAAAAAAGTTTAAAGATCGCAATATATCGAATTGCTTTATTTAACCCATTATCGAAAACATTGCGGTTGGTCTTACAATTTGACTCATTCAACCTAAGCCCTTCATGACCTACAACATCAATCACACCTCATCATTGATTCAAAGCAAAATCTTTCACTTGTGAGGGTTAAGGATTAGGTTATCTCGTATGCAACAATACCAACTCGGGTTTTTCAATAAGCTTCTTCCATTCATTGCAAAATCGTGCCACGGTTGCTCCATCAAGAATCCTATGGTCCACCGCTAATTTTGCCTGATCAAAATAACACATTATTATAATCACATACAAACAACTTAACCGTGGACGTGAATTTTTTTTTGAAGTTCTTTATTTCAACGACAATTTTCATCCCAAACGGCCTAACTAGCAAGGagctagaaaaaaaaaaaaaaaaaaaaaacaagcttACAAAGAGAAATTACACCAATCAATCTTCATGTACAAGAGATCTAAAGGGGGCCTATTTtgaatccaaaaaaaaaaaaaaaaacaatagcaTTTTTGTCATCACATATCTTTTGTACTAATAAGTGGGTTATTAGGGTACCCGGGGCGCTACGTGGTGGAAGACCCATCACGCATGGATTAACGTGGAACACGACCGCGACTCTATTTGACCACGCGTGGTCTTCAAAACGTGTTGTAGTGAGCACGCGTTGAATTTCTTCCCTGCTTCCTTCTCCTTCACTCCCTGCTTCCTTCTCCTTCACATATGGTGAGTGATGGGCACccccactaaaatccatcactaatGATGGAACCAAGTTCGATGACGTGGCGGAACATGATAGGGTGTGATGAGTGATGGAAAGCCCCTTAATTACTATACATGGTTAGTGATAAATAGTTAAAACTAAGACTACCATCTTTAAGTGGTGGTTGGAATCCAACTTCATATGGTTTGTGGTCTCTGATTAATATTGTCTTGATGCTTTAAATGGTGGTATGTTACATGTTTTGAGTGATTGATAATTGGTAGTTAAGGTACCATCATTTAAGCATAATCACACCTTAAATCGAAGTTCTTAGGGTTATATATAAAACATTTTATATTTGTACGTTAAAAAGTTGGGTGATTAACTGTAAAAATAACCCTAACATGCACGAGTTCATGTTCTAGTATACATTTCGAGCCATTATGACACTTGGTTAGATACTTAACCTTGTGTTGTAAAAAGGTAAAATTTAAACTGAAATTCAGGAAGTGAAAAAGAATTACTGTCATGAGTTAGACTGGGTAACTGTATCCATCGTCACCCAAACAGGGGCGCAGGTTAGcgcggtggggggggggggggggagcttttcgctcagtagtgttatatatgtagctttcgtatagaaatttttgggtatatacgttttcgataTGATGATATGAAACAACATGTAATGGTGTTTATGTTTACCTTCACAATGTCAACAGTAACACGAAGAAACCGAACAACTTTGCCTTGGTATCGGCTTGTTATTTCTATGGTTGCTTTGTCACTTTGAACTTCTTCGACTTCATCTCGCTACCATCAAAGAATTGTTTGATTTAAATACGAGAAACAAAAGCGAAAAGTTTTAGAAATTAGCTGGATCAACTACTTACCTCCTTCACAAAACATTTGCAAAGTTCACATTCCACGATACCTTCACCGGTATGTGCCAAGTGTATGTGGATTATGGTGTCTGCTTGTTCAAGAGCCGCCACACTAATTGACAAGTAATGAACCTTGTTGTTATACAACTGCacataaaacattttaaaaacaaaaaatcaTCATTATTCACGACAAAATTGTAGCAACGCCTATGAAGATCCAGATAGGGGTAGAATCTTGATCTCGAATTGGTCTAGTCTGGTCAAATGATTCAATAGATGGATCAATTTAATTAGGTATATCAATAAGTCATCAATCCAAAATCCAAGTGGCTGGATTCGTTTAAAACACGTTTAGTTTCTCTGATACCTTAGGAAAATCTCACATCGTTCTCTTTTGTTCTGTCCACGTCATATATACTGGCCATAAGAATGTCCGCCGCAGATATCCCCAACATGCTTACCGGATTTGCAGCCAAATTATCTGCAAGAAAGTCAACTAAAGGCAATGGAAAATATTTATGGATTCATATCTGCACCACCTAAAAGGGTGTACAAGTTGCATGCAACTCACACTCCTAGGGAGCAAAAAAACGTGGGAATAATAACTTGGTTTTTATACACCGGAAAAAAGtaagtataataataatataatcatAAAAGTTAAGAATATAAAACCATCACAGAAAAGGAAAAAAAGGTTAAACTGATATAAAGGGTAACCATATGTAACATGTAAATATTTTCATGTAATAAACTTAACCGGGAGACTAGAGTATCATTGTTGCAATTTCAGCTACATTGGTTTCTTCATCCCTACATGATGTAACAGTGACAACTTCAGAAAATAAGTAATTACAACAGACTGAAAAGTTTCTTAGGAAATACAAtcttgtaaaatctttttggtccCTTTCAATCAAATTGCGTTAACTAGGCCCATAACATATGCAAATATCATCAAAAGAGCACAAAATGCAACATCAACACAAGTGTTCAAATGGTCAACCAagtaaaaacttaaaaaaaaagagtaaaatgcgaTTATTGTCTCTGagatttggccagttttgcgactttcgtctaaaggtttgtttttcctcatctggatccaaaaggtttgaaatctaccattttcatccggctcgttaactccatccattttttctccgttaagtcaggggtaatTTCGTCTTTTTGAATACTTAAGTTAACCaaaaagatgaaaatacccctgacttaaccaagaaaaatggatggagttaatgagctggatgaaaatgtcaagatttcaaacctttgggatccagatgcgaaaaaacaaacctttggacgaaagtcgcaaaactggccaaacctcaaggacgaaaatcgCATCTTACTCAAAAAATAAGTACTTACGGTTTTCGTAAGCTGGAAGGTTGTTCACTTTGCCTGAAGGAGCTAGGATGTTTCCCAGTAAGCTGGATTACATTGTCAGGTGATCCTGAACTTGACTGCACATAATATTTGCAAACGGAAGCCATTAAAAGCCAAAAAGATGATACTAAGAACGAATACTGAAATGATCAGAAGTGGAAGGCAAAATACCATCTTTTCATGGGAGTTTTGCAGCTCATTAAGTTGAAGATTCAGAGACTCTGCTTGTTGTTTCTTCTTTTCACGTACAAGAATGATTACACATTTACATGTGAATACCATCAAAATCACAGCCAATGAAGAGACTACAATGGATTCAATCAGAACCGCCGATCCAAGAGCTGCACAGTATGTTATACACATTTAAACACTCTCGTACGACGAATTAAACTACAACAATTAAGTTGGAAGCTAAATAAAATAACTTACAATGAGCTACCAATGGATTCAAGGGTATTGTTGTCATTAAATGTACAGTAGCCTCAGACATAAGAGGCACCGACATCATCCCAAAACAATTTGGATAACACCCGTGCCACCCCATATCATTAACCCTCAATCTAAAGACTCCATGTTTGTCACCCTATAAAAAAGTTCATCTTCATAGTTCATACATTAATCATTTAACAACAAATATGATTATCAGTTACTCACATAATAAACCAGATGATGGAGAAGAGTGTTGCACTCATTAATTGTTCCCAGAAATCTAATGCCTTGTACTTTGTTCACAGTAAAATGTTTTGAGATTTGAACAAATGTTACAAGGGGTTGCCACTGTTTGCTTCTGTTCAACTTCAATTCAGTTGTGCTTATAAGCTGAGCTGGCAGCTTGGCTGAGAATGTTCCAGTACTTACTTCCACCGAAAACATGACTCGGAAGCGAGTCCCATTCCCTATAATAGATTGGAAAATTACTTTATGTTATAAAGTGACAAATTAAGTAGGATTCAAAGCGTTTCATTATCTTTTCATTTAAAATTTCCAAATTTATCTCATCATTTAATCCGTATTTGAACGTACCTGTAAAATAAGGATGATCTGGATCCCCAATGGAAAAATTAAACTTGTATCGTTGTCTATCAAATATCAAGAGTCCTTTATTTTCTGTTGCATTCTCCAGGATGATGAATTTAGGCACATTAATAAGCGGAGGATCATTAACCGGTTCCACAAATATTTTAACATCCACATGTCCTTCGCCATTTATATTAGATGAGGAGAGCGCAACAGTATCTTCGCCAGCGAAGTTCGCATTTCTGCACATGCATGCAAATAATCATACATTCAAAATGCTAATTACTCgataattaatattattaatattaataaaccGAATGTACTATTACCCTATGTATTGGAGTGACTTTAGGGCAAAGTTGACGGCTCCCAAACGACCAGTTATATTCAGACGTTCATCCCCTCCTTCCATTTTACTGACAGTAATTCCAGTCCACATTGGATCCCAAAGTTGCATTAAAAGAGGAGAGAGGAAAACAGTCCCTTTTTGTGCAGTTACGATAACAGAAATGTTTTCTGTTGGGTCTGAATATATCATCTCAAAGCCAGGATAACCACTGTGAAAAGAGACTATTAGGATCTCAGAACAGAACATTTTGGAAGTTTCTAGAACATTTGACAGCTTACCCGAATTGTGGGCTGAGTGTATCTTCAACTGCGTGCAACAGTTTTGGATAAGAAACAAATTGTGGAGGGATAGTACGGACATAAATGTTTACACAACCATGACCTGTATTGCCATGTGCATTTGCCATTTTGTAAACAAATTTATCGTGTCCGTAAAATCCTTTATATGGTGTGTATCTTAATAGATCTCCATACTGCAAAAGCGAACCATGACTGGGCTGCCAAAACAGCAGTAATGATAAAactacatttttcgtcctttaggCATACAAAAAATTTCATTCTTAAAATCGAACAGGTTCTAGAGATCTTCGATTTCTACACTGTTACTGCCATTTTCCAAGATGCTCATAAacaatttgaatttgaattacAATCAGATGATGGTTTTGACCGGTCAACCATTTGATACATGTTTTAGTTACaaattattttaaattttgtattaattacaatattaatcccaaaaaggttaaaaagaccaaaaagccCTCACGTATGGAAAAGAACAAAACTTGTGATAAACCCTAATGATAACTTCAAAACTTCATAAACCATACCTTTTGAAATTCACAAATTGTTCTTTTGTCGTCAAAGACGATATCGTTGTTTAGAACATTAACAACTGCGGATTGATCCTCCCAAGCGTCAACTTCATCATCGCGGACTGAAGGGAACTCCTTAGCTGATAATTACCATTACAATAATTATACCATTTGGAAATTTATCTTATATATTAATTTAAATAAACTTACCATCAAACGCCTGGACTTTAAAGGGCCAAGGCAAGACCTTTTGTTGCATAAATGAAATACATAACTCAAAATCTCCGGGACCATATGCCAGGTAGGACCCCGTGTAGGTCCCGTCATAGTTGTCATTAAAGAGGCAAGGGAAGAAAGCTGCACCGGTCTTTGAAGTCATCTCCAGCTTCAATCTTGATTTTTCATTCACTACTGGATTATAAAAAGAATCCATCAGTTGCACCACTATATAATTTAGAATCCCTGCTGACACCTTTTTATCATATTTTAAAACTCCTGATAGAGACATATTCACATTGGCTGCACAAAATTAAAAAACACATATTACATTATccatattta
Coding sequences:
- the LOC110930728 gene encoding protein GAMETE EXPRESSED 2 isoform X5; the encoded protein is MSAHVLFCNAFTLLVFFMLSNLSTSDGIQWQQPVISFHLDNWKTEYRAGETASIVVSVEVGFKSEKDKQAFNPSFSVNEVMGNSSLVTGLWFDRNNWRIFFMPIMVGVFNVFISDDRFNVHCYSISYRVNPGPIYEPGGVVSWMGEVNDFVAGSKATVLLLPKDAFGNNVTSASERQNIHNFDVHATTLNGSNINLLDISNKGWNEFGYVCIEFVVVTAGHLSFHIKHKNDSLIGSPLPLTVHPEALDVANCLAHWSTETNSFQLFSRMETFVSQRDKFGNLVPGLHEFDFEVMQERLSLPLTDLQYKEVSPGIQSFSFMVVKPGNFILIISAFKEMIMDMPYDFSIYTGYCDDPHSRVYGPGIHDSIAGKDSRFTVSLKDAYQYPSLIELERLQVQITLPSLSLRVNPQIRPRGDRHGTQPTGMLSYGAFGPTGMTYVPSNFSHDNSVENSKTESSDFDVTYMPVKSGAYEIRVFCGNIPLNGGHPFKKTVHPADVNMSVSRVVQYDKKVSAGILNYVVVQLMDSFYNPVLHVKHLLKLEMASTNGSHFFPCLFNDNNDGTYTASYLAYGPGDFELCISYMQQRVLPWPFGVQAFDAKEFPSVRDDTVNVWEDQSTAFNVLENDIIFDGKATLCEFQKPRHGSVLQYGNLLRYTPYKGFYGHDKFVYKMANAHGNTGNASVNIYVRTIPPQFVSPPKELHAVEDTLGPQFGGFPGFEMIYSDLQDNISVTLTAPNGTVFLSPVSMQLWDPMWTGLTVSKVDGGDERLNITGRLEAINFALKSLQYIGNENFNGKDTIALSTFNTNGEGHLNVHIFVEPVNDPPVINVPKFIILENEKEKEGFLLFDRRRNKFNFSVGDPDHPVFTGISKSCQLKLQGMRLTSGSCFRWK
- the LOC110930728 gene encoding protein GAMETE EXPRESSED 2 isoform X2 yields the protein MSAHVLFCNAFTLLVFFMLSNLSTSDGIQWQQPVISFHLDNWKTEYRAGETASIVVSVEVGFKSEKDKQAFNPSFSVNEVMGNSSLVTGLWFDRNNWRIFFMPIMVGVFNVFISDDRFNVHCYSISYRVNPGPIYEPGGVVSWMGEVNDFVAGSKATVLLLPKDAFGNNVTSASERQNIHNFDVHATTLNGSNINLLDISNKGWNEFGYVCIEFVVVTAGHLSFHIKHKNDSLIGSPLPLTVHPEALDVANCLAHWSTETNSFQLFSRMETFVSQRDKFGNLVPGLHEFDFEVMQERLSLPLTDLQYKEVSPGIQSFSFMVVKPGNFILIISAFKEMIMDMPYDFSIYTGYCDDPHSRVYGPGIHDSIAGKDSRFTVSLKDAYQYPSLIELERLQVQITLPSLSLRVNPQIRPRGDRHGTQPTGMLSYGAFGPTGMTYVPSNFSHDNSVENSKTESSDFDVTYMPVKSGAYEIRVFCGNIPLNGGHPFKKTVHPADVNMSVSRVVQYDKKVSAGILNYVVVQLMDSFYNPVLHVKHLLKLEMASTNGSHFFPCLFNDNNDGTYTASYLAYGPGDFELCISYMQQRVLPWPFGVQAFDAKEFPSVRDDTVNVWEDQSTAFNVLENDIIFDGKATLCEFQKPRHGSVLQYGNLLRYTPYKGFYGHDKFVYKMANAHGNTGNASVNIYVRTIPPQFVSPPKELHAVEDTLGPQFGGFPGFEMIYSDLQDNISVTLTAPNGTVFLSPVSMQLWDPMWTGLTVSKVDGGDERLNITGRLEAINFALKSLQYIGNENFNGKDTIALSTFNTNGEGHLNVHIFVEPVNDPPVINVPKFIILENEKEKEGFLLFDRRRNKFNFSVGDPDHPVFTGNETNFRVMFSVEVSIGTFSAKLPAQLISTTELKLKRSKQWQPLLTFVEISHHFTVNKVTGVRFLGTINECNTLLHQLIYYGGKHEGVLRLRVNDMGWHGCYPDCLHMMSVPLTSEATVHLMKRTPMNPLVAHSLGLVILIESVVVSSLAVILTVFTCKCVIILVRERKKQDAESPNHQLNELQKPHEQPSNLPKPAEETNVSEGATMIL
- the LOC110930728 gene encoding protein GAMETE EXPRESSED 2 isoform X3, yielding MSAHVLFCNAFTLLVFFMLSNLSTSDGIQWQQPVISFHLDNWKTEYRAGETASIVVSVEVGFKSEKDKQAFNPSFSVNEVMGNSSLVTGLWFDRNNWRIFFMPIMVGVFNVFISDDRFNVHCYSISYRVNPGPIYEPGGVVSWMGEVNDFVAGSKATVLLLPKDAFGNNVTSASERQNIHNFDVHATTLNGSNINLLDISNKGWNEFGYVCIEFVVVTAGHLSFHIKHKNDSLIGSPLPLTVHPEALDVANCLAHWSTETNSFQLFSRMETFVSQRDKFGNLVPGLHEFDFEVMQERLSLPLTDLQYKEVSPGIQSFSFMVVKPGNFILIISAFKEMIMDMPYDFSIYTGYCDDPHSRVYGPGIHDSIAGKDSRFTVSLKDAYQYPSLIELERLQVQITLPSLSLRVNPQIRPRGDRHGTQPTGMLSYGAFGPTGMTYVPSNFSHDNSVENSKTESSDFDVTYMPVKSGAYEIRVFCGNIPLNGGHPFKKTVHPADVNMSVSRVVQYDKKVSAGILNYVVVQLMDSFYNPVLHVKHLLKLEMASTNGSHFFPCLFNDNNDGTYTASYLAYGPGDFELCISYMQQRVLPWPFGVQAFDAKEFPSVRDDTVNVWEDQSTAFNVLENDIIFDGKATLCEFQKFVSPPKELHAVEDTLGPQFGGFPGFEMIYSDLQDNISVTLTAPNGTVFLSPVSMQLWDPMWTGLTVSKVDGGDERLNITGRLEAINFALKSLQYIGNENFNGKDTIALSTFNTNGEGHLNVHIFVEPVNDPPVINVPKFIILENEKEKEGFLLFDRRRNKFNFSVGDPDHPVFTVAGNETNFRVMFSVEVSIGTFSAKLPAQLISTTELKLKRSKQWQPLLTFVEISHHFTVNKVTGVRFLGTINECNTLLHQLIYYGGKHEGVLRLRVNDMGWHGCYPDCLHMMSVPLTSEATVHLMKRTPMNPLVAHSLGLVILIESVVVSSLAVILTVFTCKCVIILVRERKKQDAESPNHQLNELQKPHEQPSNLPKPAEETNVSEGATMIL